One part of the Macaca mulatta isolate MMU2019108-1 chromosome 6, T2T-MMU8v2.0, whole genome shotgun sequence genome encodes these proteins:
- the FCHSD1 gene encoding F-BAR and double SH3 domains protein 1 isoform X7, whose product MDSRTVFGAWRCLLDATVAGGQTRLQASDRYRDLAGGTGRSAKEQVLRKGTENLQRAQAEVLQSVRELSRSRKLYGQRERVWALAQEKAADVQARLNRSDHGIFHSRTSLQKLSTKLSAQSAQYSQQLQAARNEYLLTLVATNAHLDHYYQEELPALLKALVSELSEHLRDPLTSLSRTELEAAEVVLEHAHRGEQTTSQVSWEQDLKLFLKEPGVFSPTPPQQFQPAGTDQVCALEWGAESMAGESGLEKEVQRLTSRAARDYKIQNHGHRVLQRLEQRQQQASEREAPGIEQRLQEVRESIRRAQVSQVKGAARLTLLQGAGLDVQRWLKPAMTQAQDEVEQERRLSEARLSQRDLSPTAEDAELSDFEECEETGELFEEPAPQALATRPLPCPAHVVFRYQAGHEDELTITEGEWLEVIEEGDADEWVKARNQHGEVGFVPERYLNFPDLSLPESGQDSDNPSGAEPKAFLARALYSYTGQSAEELSFPEGALIRLLPRAQDGVDDGFWRGEFGGHVGVFPSLLVEELLGPPGPPELSDPEQTKPWTSLGSWT is encoded by the exons ATGGACAGCAG GACAGTGTTCGGTGCCTGGCGCTGCCTGCTGGATGCCACCGTGGCTGGGGGCCAAACCCGGCTCCAGGCGTCCGACCGATACCGTGACCTAGCAGGGGGCACAGGGCGGAGCGCCAAGGAGCAGGTGCTTAGGAAG GGAACAGAGAACCTCCAGAGGGCGCAGGCCGAGGTGCTGCAGTCTGTCCGGGAGCTGAGCCGAAGTCGGAAGCTGTATGGGCAGCGGGAACGTGTGTGGGCCTTGGCACAGGAGAAGGCAGCTGACGTCCAGGCCAG GCTAAACCGAAGTGACCATGGGATCTTCCACTCTCGGACCAGTCTCCAGAAACTGAGCACCAAG CTGTCCGCCCAGTCAGCCCAGTACTCCCAGCAGCTGCAAGCCGCCCGCAATGAGTACCTGCTTACTTTGGTGGCTACCAATGCCCACCTCGACCATTACTACCAGGAGGAACTGCCAGCTCTGCTCAAG GCCCTTGTCAGTGAGCTGTCAGAACACTTGAGGGACCCCTTGACCTCCCTCAGCCGCACTGAGCTGGAAGCCGCAGAGGTCGTCCTGGAGCATGCCCACCGTGGGGAGCAGACAACCTCCCAG GTAAGCTGGGAGCAAGACCTGAAGCTGTTTCTTAAGGAGCCTGGTGTattttcccccaccccacctcagcaGTTTCAGCCAGCAGGGACTGATCAG GTGTGTGCCCTGGAGTGGGGAGCAGAAAGCATGGCTGGCGAGAGTGGCCTGGAGAAAGAGGTTCAGCGCTTGACCAGCCGAGCTGCCCGTGACTACAAGATCCAGAACCATGGGCATCGg GTACTGCAGCGACTggagcagaggcagcagcaggcTTCAGAACGGGAGGCTCCAGGCATAGAACAGAGGTTACAGGAAGTGCGAGAGAGCATCCGCCGGGCACAG GTGAGCCAGGTGAAGGGGGCTGCCCGGCTGACTCTGCTGCAGGGGGCTGGCCTCGATGTGCAGCGCTGGCTGAAGCCAGCCATGACCCAGGCCCAGGATGAGGTAGAGCAGGAGCGACGTCTCAGCGAGGCTCGGCTGTCCCAGAGGGACCTCTCTCCAACC GCTGAGGATGCTGAGCTTTCTGACTTTGAGGAATGTGAGGAGACAGGAGAGCTCTTTGAGGAGCCTGCCCCCCAAGCCCTGGCCACTaggcccctcccctgccctgcacATGTGGTATTTCGCTATCAG GCAGGGCATGAGGATGAGCTGACAATCACGGAGGGTGAGTGGCTGGAGGTCATAGAGGAGGGAGATGCTGACGAATGGGTCAAG GCTCGGAACCAGCACGGTGAGGTAGGCTTTGTCCCTGAGCGGTATCTCAACTTCCCGGACCTCTCCCTCCCAGAGAGCGGCCAAGACAGTGACAATCCCTCTGGGGCAGAGCCCAAAG CATTCCTGGCACGGGCCCTGTACAGCTACACCGGACAGAGTGCAGAGGAGCTGAGCTTCCCTGAGGGGGCGCTCATCCGTCTGCTGCCCCGGGCCCAAGATGGAGTAGAtgacggcttctggaggggagaATTTGGGGGCCATGTTGGGGTCTTCCCCTCACTGCTGGTGGAAGAGCTGCTTGGTCCCCCAGGGCCACCTGAACTCTCTGACCCTGAACAG ACAAAGCCCTGGACTTCCCTGGGCTCCTGGACATGA
- the FCHSD1 gene encoding F-BAR and double SH3 domains protein 1 isoform X6: MDSRTVFGAWRCLLDATVAGGQTRLQASDRYRDLAGGTGRSAKEQVLRKGTENLQRAQAEVLQSVRELSRSRKLYGQRERVWALAQEKAADVQARLNRSDHGIFHSRTSLQKLSTKLSAQSAQYSQQLQAARNEYLLTLVATNAHLDHYYQEELPALLKALVSELSEHLRDPLTSLSRTELEAAEVVLEHAHRGEQTTSQVSWEQDLKLFLKEPGVFSPTPPQQFQPAGTDQVCALEWGAESMAGESGLEKEVQRLTSRAARDYKIQNHGHRVLQRLEQRQQQASEREAPGIEQRLQEVRESIRRAQVSQVKGAARLTLLQGAGLDVQRWLKPAMTQAQDEVEQERRLSEARLSQRDLSPTAEDAELSDFEECEETGELFEEPAPQALATRPLPCPAHVVFRYQAGHEDELTITEGEWLEVIEEGDADEWVKARNQHGEVGFVPERYLNFPDLSLPESGQDSDNPSGAEPKAFLARALYSYTGQSAEELSFPEGALIRLLPRAQDGVDDGFWRGEFGGHVGVFPSLLVEELLGPPGPPELSDPEQMLPSPSPPSFSPPAPTSVLDGPPAPVLPGDKALDFPGLLDMMVPRLRPMRPPPPPPAKAPDPGHPDPLT; encoded by the exons ATGGACAGCAG GACAGTGTTCGGTGCCTGGCGCTGCCTGCTGGATGCCACCGTGGCTGGGGGCCAAACCCGGCTCCAGGCGTCCGACCGATACCGTGACCTAGCAGGGGGCACAGGGCGGAGCGCCAAGGAGCAGGTGCTTAGGAAG GGAACAGAGAACCTCCAGAGGGCGCAGGCCGAGGTGCTGCAGTCTGTCCGGGAGCTGAGCCGAAGTCGGAAGCTGTATGGGCAGCGGGAACGTGTGTGGGCCTTGGCACAGGAGAAGGCAGCTGACGTCCAGGCCAG GCTAAACCGAAGTGACCATGGGATCTTCCACTCTCGGACCAGTCTCCAGAAACTGAGCACCAAG CTGTCCGCCCAGTCAGCCCAGTACTCCCAGCAGCTGCAAGCCGCCCGCAATGAGTACCTGCTTACTTTGGTGGCTACCAATGCCCACCTCGACCATTACTACCAGGAGGAACTGCCAGCTCTGCTCAAG GCCCTTGTCAGTGAGCTGTCAGAACACTTGAGGGACCCCTTGACCTCCCTCAGCCGCACTGAGCTGGAAGCCGCAGAGGTCGTCCTGGAGCATGCCCACCGTGGGGAGCAGACAACCTCCCAG GTAAGCTGGGAGCAAGACCTGAAGCTGTTTCTTAAGGAGCCTGGTGTattttcccccaccccacctcagcaGTTTCAGCCAGCAGGGACTGATCAG GTGTGTGCCCTGGAGTGGGGAGCAGAAAGCATGGCTGGCGAGAGTGGCCTGGAGAAAGAGGTTCAGCGCTTGACCAGCCGAGCTGCCCGTGACTACAAGATCCAGAACCATGGGCATCGg GTACTGCAGCGACTggagcagaggcagcagcaggcTTCAGAACGGGAGGCTCCAGGCATAGAACAGAGGTTACAGGAAGTGCGAGAGAGCATCCGCCGGGCACAG GTGAGCCAGGTGAAGGGGGCTGCCCGGCTGACTCTGCTGCAGGGGGCTGGCCTCGATGTGCAGCGCTGGCTGAAGCCAGCCATGACCCAGGCCCAGGATGAGGTAGAGCAGGAGCGACGTCTCAGCGAGGCTCGGCTGTCCCAGAGGGACCTCTCTCCAACC GCTGAGGATGCTGAGCTTTCTGACTTTGAGGAATGTGAGGAGACAGGAGAGCTCTTTGAGGAGCCTGCCCCCCAAGCCCTGGCCACTaggcccctcccctgccctgcacATGTGGTATTTCGCTATCAG GCAGGGCATGAGGATGAGCTGACAATCACGGAGGGTGAGTGGCTGGAGGTCATAGAGGAGGGAGATGCTGACGAATGGGTCAAG GCTCGGAACCAGCACGGTGAGGTAGGCTTTGTCCCTGAGCGGTATCTCAACTTCCCGGACCTCTCCCTCCCAGAGAGCGGCCAAGACAGTGACAATCCCTCTGGGGCAGAGCCCAAAG CATTCCTGGCACGGGCCCTGTACAGCTACACCGGACAGAGTGCAGAGGAGCTGAGCTTCCCTGAGGGGGCGCTCATCCGTCTGCTGCCCCGGGCCCAAGATGGAGTAGAtgacggcttctggaggggagaATTTGGGGGCCATGTTGGGGTCTTCCCCTCACTGCTGGTGGAAGAGCTGCTTGGTCCCCCAGGGCCACCTGAACTCTCTGACCCTGAACAG ATGCTGCCGTCCCCTTCTCCTCCCAGCTTCTCCCCACCTGCACCTACCTCTGTGTTGGATGGGCCCCCTGCACCTGTCCTGCCTGGGG ACAAAGCCCTGGACTTCCCTGGGCTCCTGGACATGATGGTACCTCGACTCAGGCCG ATGCGTCCACCACCTCCCCCGCCGGCTAAAGCCCCGGATCCTGGCCACCCAGATCCCCTCACCTGA
- the FCHSD1 gene encoding F-BAR and double SH3 domains protein 1 isoform X1, with product MQPPPRKVKPAQEVKLRFLEQLSILQTRQQREADLLEDIRSYSKQRAAIEREYGQALQKLAGPFLKREGHRSGEMDSRTVFGAWRCLLDATVAGGQTRLQASDRYRDLAGGTGRSAKEQVLRKGTENLQRAQAEVLQSVRELSRSRKLYGQRERVWALAQEKAADVQARLNRSDHGIFHSRTSLQKLSTKLSAQSAQYSQQLQAARNEYLLTLVATNAHLDHYYQEELPALLKALVSELSEHLRDPLTSLSRTELEAAEVVLEHAHRGEQTTSQVSWEQDLKLFLKEPGVFSPTPPQQFQPAGTDQVCALEWGAESMAGESGLEKEVQRLTSRAARDYKIQNHGHRVLQRLEQRQQQASEREAPGIEQRLQEVRESIRRAQVSQVKGAARLTLLQGAGLDVQRWLKPAMTQAQDEVEQERRLSEARLSQRDLSPTAEDAELSDFEECEETGELFEEPAPQALATRPLPCPAHVVFRYQAGHEDELTITEGEWLEVIEEGDADEWVKARNQHGEVGFVPERYLNFPDLSLPESGQDSDNPSGAEPKAFLARALYSYTGQSAEELSFPEGALIRLLPRAQDGVDDGFWRGEFGGHVGVFPSLLVEELLGPPGPPELSDPEQMLPSPSPPSFSPPAPTSVLDGPPAPVLPGDKALDFPGLLDMMVPRLRPMRPPPPPPAKAPDPGHPDPLT from the exons ATCCTACAGCAAGCAGAGGGCAGCCATTGAACGGGAGTATGGGCAG GCACTCCAGAAACTGGCTGGCCCATTCCTGAAGAGGGAAGGGCACCGGAGCGGCGAGATGGACAGCAG GACAGTGTTCGGTGCCTGGCGCTGCCTGCTGGATGCCACCGTGGCTGGGGGCCAAACCCGGCTCCAGGCGTCCGACCGATACCGTGACCTAGCAGGGGGCACAGGGCGGAGCGCCAAGGAGCAGGTGCTTAGGAAG GGAACAGAGAACCTCCAGAGGGCGCAGGCCGAGGTGCTGCAGTCTGTCCGGGAGCTGAGCCGAAGTCGGAAGCTGTATGGGCAGCGGGAACGTGTGTGGGCCTTGGCACAGGAGAAGGCAGCTGACGTCCAGGCCAG GCTAAACCGAAGTGACCATGGGATCTTCCACTCTCGGACCAGTCTCCAGAAACTGAGCACCAAG CTGTCCGCCCAGTCAGCCCAGTACTCCCAGCAGCTGCAAGCCGCCCGCAATGAGTACCTGCTTACTTTGGTGGCTACCAATGCCCACCTCGACCATTACTACCAGGAGGAACTGCCAGCTCTGCTCAAG GCCCTTGTCAGTGAGCTGTCAGAACACTTGAGGGACCCCTTGACCTCCCTCAGCCGCACTGAGCTGGAAGCCGCAGAGGTCGTCCTGGAGCATGCCCACCGTGGGGAGCAGACAACCTCCCAG GTAAGCTGGGAGCAAGACCTGAAGCTGTTTCTTAAGGAGCCTGGTGTattttcccccaccccacctcagcaGTTTCAGCCAGCAGGGACTGATCAG GTGTGTGCCCTGGAGTGGGGAGCAGAAAGCATGGCTGGCGAGAGTGGCCTGGAGAAAGAGGTTCAGCGCTTGACCAGCCGAGCTGCCCGTGACTACAAGATCCAGAACCATGGGCATCGg GTACTGCAGCGACTggagcagaggcagcagcaggcTTCAGAACGGGAGGCTCCAGGCATAGAACAGAGGTTACAGGAAGTGCGAGAGAGCATCCGCCGGGCACAG GTGAGCCAGGTGAAGGGGGCTGCCCGGCTGACTCTGCTGCAGGGGGCTGGCCTCGATGTGCAGCGCTGGCTGAAGCCAGCCATGACCCAGGCCCAGGATGAGGTAGAGCAGGAGCGACGTCTCAGCGAGGCTCGGCTGTCCCAGAGGGACCTCTCTCCAACC GCTGAGGATGCTGAGCTTTCTGACTTTGAGGAATGTGAGGAGACAGGAGAGCTCTTTGAGGAGCCTGCCCCCCAAGCCCTGGCCACTaggcccctcccctgccctgcacATGTGGTATTTCGCTATCAG GCAGGGCATGAGGATGAGCTGACAATCACGGAGGGTGAGTGGCTGGAGGTCATAGAGGAGGGAGATGCTGACGAATGGGTCAAG GCTCGGAACCAGCACGGTGAGGTAGGCTTTGTCCCTGAGCGGTATCTCAACTTCCCGGACCTCTCCCTCCCAGAGAGCGGCCAAGACAGTGACAATCCCTCTGGGGCAGAGCCCAAAG CATTCCTGGCACGGGCCCTGTACAGCTACACCGGACAGAGTGCAGAGGAGCTGAGCTTCCCTGAGGGGGCGCTCATCCGTCTGCTGCCCCGGGCCCAAGATGGAGTAGAtgacggcttctggaggggagaATTTGGGGGCCATGTTGGGGTCTTCCCCTCACTGCTGGTGGAAGAGCTGCTTGGTCCCCCAGGGCCACCTGAACTCTCTGACCCTGAACAG ATGCTGCCGTCCCCTTCTCCTCCCAGCTTCTCCCCACCTGCACCTACCTCTGTGTTGGATGGGCCCCCTGCACCTGTCCTGCCTGGGG ACAAAGCCCTGGACTTCCCTGGGCTCCTGGACATGATGGTACCTCGACTCAGGCCG ATGCGTCCACCACCTCCCCCGCCGGCTAAAGCCCCGGATCCTGGCCACCCAGATCCCCTCACCTGA
- the FCHSD1 gene encoding F-BAR and double SH3 domains protein 1 isoform X8, protein MQPPPRKVKPAQEVKLRFLEQLSILQTRQQREADLLEDIRSYSKQRAAIEREYGQALQKLAGPFLKREGHRSGEMDSRGRTVFGAWRCLLDATVAGGQTRLQASDRYRDLAGGTGRSAKEQVLRKGTENLQRAQAEVLQSVRELSRSRKLYGQRERVWALAQEKAADVQARLNRSDHGIFHSRTSLQKLSTKLSAQSAQYSQQLQAARNEYLLTLVATNAHLDHYYQEELPALLKALVSELSEHLRDPLTSLSRTELEAAEVVLEHAHRGEQTTSQVSWEQDLKLFLKEPGVFSPTPPQQFQPAGTDQVCALEWGAESMAGESGLEKEVQRLTSRAARDYKIQNHGHRVLQRLEQRQQQASEREAPGIEQRLQEVRESIRRAQVSQVKGAARLTLLQGAGLDVQRWLKPAMTQAQDEVEQERRLSEARLSQRDLSPTAEDAELSDFEECEETGELFEEPAPQALATRPLPCPAHVVFRYQAGHEDELTITEGEWLEVIEEGDADEWVKARNQHGEVGFVPERYLNFPDLSLPESGQDSDNPSGAEPKAFLARALYSYTGQSAEELSFPEGALIRLLPRAQDGVDDGFWRGEFGGHVGVFPSLLVEELLGPPGPPELSDPEQMLPSPSPPSFSPPAPTSVLDGPPAPVLPGDKALDFPGLLDMMVPRLRPMRPPPPPPAKAPDPGHPDPLT, encoded by the exons ATCCTACAGCAAGCAGAGGGCAGCCATTGAACGGGAGTATGGGCAG GCACTCCAGAAACTGGCTGGCCCATTCCTGAAGAGGGAAGGGCACCGGAGCGGCGAGATGGACAGCAG GGGCAGGACAGTGTTCGGTGCCTGGCGCTGCCTGCTGGATGCCACCGTGGCTGGGGGCCAAACCCGGCTCCAGGCGTCCGACCGATACCGTGACCTAGCAGGGGGCACAGGGCGGAGCGCCAAGGAGCAGGTGCTTAGGAAG GGAACAGAGAACCTCCAGAGGGCGCAGGCCGAGGTGCTGCAGTCTGTCCGGGAGCTGAGCCGAAGTCGGAAGCTGTATGGGCAGCGGGAACGTGTGTGGGCCTTGGCACAGGAGAAGGCAGCTGACGTCCAGGCCAG GCTAAACCGAAGTGACCATGGGATCTTCCACTCTCGGACCAGTCTCCAGAAACTGAGCACCAAG CTGTCCGCCCAGTCAGCCCAGTACTCCCAGCAGCTGCAAGCCGCCCGCAATGAGTACCTGCTTACTTTGGTGGCTACCAATGCCCACCTCGACCATTACTACCAGGAGGAACTGCCAGCTCTGCTCAAG GCCCTTGTCAGTGAGCTGTCAGAACACTTGAGGGACCCCTTGACCTCCCTCAGCCGCACTGAGCTGGAAGCCGCAGAGGTCGTCCTGGAGCATGCCCACCGTGGGGAGCAGACAACCTCCCAG GTAAGCTGGGAGCAAGACCTGAAGCTGTTTCTTAAGGAGCCTGGTGTattttcccccaccccacctcagcaGTTTCAGCCAGCAGGGACTGATCAG GTGTGTGCCCTGGAGTGGGGAGCAGAAAGCATGGCTGGCGAGAGTGGCCTGGAGAAAGAGGTTCAGCGCTTGACCAGCCGAGCTGCCCGTGACTACAAGATCCAGAACCATGGGCATCGg GTACTGCAGCGACTggagcagaggcagcagcaggcTTCAGAACGGGAGGCTCCAGGCATAGAACAGAGGTTACAGGAAGTGCGAGAGAGCATCCGCCGGGCACAG GTGAGCCAGGTGAAGGGGGCTGCCCGGCTGACTCTGCTGCAGGGGGCTGGCCTCGATGTGCAGCGCTGGCTGAAGCCAGCCATGACCCAGGCCCAGGATGAGGTAGAGCAGGAGCGACGTCTCAGCGAGGCTCGGCTGTCCCAGAGGGACCTCTCTCCAACC GCTGAGGATGCTGAGCTTTCTGACTTTGAGGAATGTGAGGAGACAGGAGAGCTCTTTGAGGAGCCTGCCCCCCAAGCCCTGGCCACTaggcccctcccctgccctgcacATGTGGTATTTCGCTATCAG GCAGGGCATGAGGATGAGCTGACAATCACGGAGGGTGAGTGGCTGGAGGTCATAGAGGAGGGAGATGCTGACGAATGGGTCAAG GCTCGGAACCAGCACGGTGAGGTAGGCTTTGTCCCTGAGCGGTATCTCAACTTCCCGGACCTCTCCCTCCCAGAGAGCGGCCAAGACAGTGACAATCCCTCTGGGGCAGAGCCCAAAG CATTCCTGGCACGGGCCCTGTACAGCTACACCGGACAGAGTGCAGAGGAGCTGAGCTTCCCTGAGGGGGCGCTCATCCGTCTGCTGCCCCGGGCCCAAGATGGAGTAGAtgacggcttctggaggggagaATTTGGGGGCCATGTTGGGGTCTTCCCCTCACTGCTGGTGGAAGAGCTGCTTGGTCCCCCAGGGCCACCTGAACTCTCTGACCCTGAACAG ATGCTGCCGTCCCCTTCTCCTCCCAGCTTCTCCCCACCTGCACCTACCTCTGTGTTGGATGGGCCCCCTGCACCTGTCCTGCCTGGGG ACAAAGCCCTGGACTTCCCTGGGCTCCTGGACATGATGGTACCTCGACTCAGGCCG ATGCGTCCACCACCTCCCCCGCCGGCTAAAGCCCCGGATCCTGGCCACCCAGATCCCCTCACCTGA
- the FCHSD1 gene encoding F-BAR and double SH3 domains protein 1 isoform X5, whose translation MDSRGRTVFGAWRCLLDATVAGGQTRLQASDRYRDLAGGTGRSAKEQVLRKGTENLQRAQAEVLQSVRELSRSRKLYGQRERVWALAQEKAADVQARLNRSDHGIFHSRTSLQKLSTKLSAQSAQYSQQLQAARNEYLLTLVATNAHLDHYYQEELPALLKALVSELSEHLRDPLTSLSRTELEAAEVVLEHAHRGEQTTSQVSWEQDLKLFLKEPGVFSPTPPQQFQPAGTDQVCALEWGAESMAGESGLEKEVQRLTSRAARDYKIQNHGHRVLQRLEQRQQQASEREAPGIEQRLQEVRESIRRAQVSQVKGAARLTLLQGAGLDVQRWLKPAMTQAQDEVEQERRLSEARLSQRDLSPTAEDAELSDFEECEETGELFEEPAPQALATRPLPCPAHVVFRYQAGHEDELTITEGEWLEVIEEGDADEWVKARNQHGEVGFVPERYLNFPDLSLPESGQDSDNPSGAEPKAFLARALYSYTGQSAEELSFPEGALIRLLPRAQDGVDDGFWRGEFGGHVGVFPSLLVEELLGPPGPPELSDPEQMLPSPSPPSFSPPAPTSVLDGPPAPVLPGDKALDFPGLLDMMVPRLRPMRPPPPPPAKAPDPGHPDPLT comes from the exons ATGGACAGCAG GGGCAGGACAGTGTTCGGTGCCTGGCGCTGCCTGCTGGATGCCACCGTGGCTGGGGGCCAAACCCGGCTCCAGGCGTCCGACCGATACCGTGACCTAGCAGGGGGCACAGGGCGGAGCGCCAAGGAGCAGGTGCTTAGGAAG GGAACAGAGAACCTCCAGAGGGCGCAGGCCGAGGTGCTGCAGTCTGTCCGGGAGCTGAGCCGAAGTCGGAAGCTGTATGGGCAGCGGGAACGTGTGTGGGCCTTGGCACAGGAGAAGGCAGCTGACGTCCAGGCCAG GCTAAACCGAAGTGACCATGGGATCTTCCACTCTCGGACCAGTCTCCAGAAACTGAGCACCAAG CTGTCCGCCCAGTCAGCCCAGTACTCCCAGCAGCTGCAAGCCGCCCGCAATGAGTACCTGCTTACTTTGGTGGCTACCAATGCCCACCTCGACCATTACTACCAGGAGGAACTGCCAGCTCTGCTCAAG GCCCTTGTCAGTGAGCTGTCAGAACACTTGAGGGACCCCTTGACCTCCCTCAGCCGCACTGAGCTGGAAGCCGCAGAGGTCGTCCTGGAGCATGCCCACCGTGGGGAGCAGACAACCTCCCAG GTAAGCTGGGAGCAAGACCTGAAGCTGTTTCTTAAGGAGCCTGGTGTattttcccccaccccacctcagcaGTTTCAGCCAGCAGGGACTGATCAG GTGTGTGCCCTGGAGTGGGGAGCAGAAAGCATGGCTGGCGAGAGTGGCCTGGAGAAAGAGGTTCAGCGCTTGACCAGCCGAGCTGCCCGTGACTACAAGATCCAGAACCATGGGCATCGg GTACTGCAGCGACTggagcagaggcagcagcaggcTTCAGAACGGGAGGCTCCAGGCATAGAACAGAGGTTACAGGAAGTGCGAGAGAGCATCCGCCGGGCACAG GTGAGCCAGGTGAAGGGGGCTGCCCGGCTGACTCTGCTGCAGGGGGCTGGCCTCGATGTGCAGCGCTGGCTGAAGCCAGCCATGACCCAGGCCCAGGATGAGGTAGAGCAGGAGCGACGTCTCAGCGAGGCTCGGCTGTCCCAGAGGGACCTCTCTCCAACC GCTGAGGATGCTGAGCTTTCTGACTTTGAGGAATGTGAGGAGACAGGAGAGCTCTTTGAGGAGCCTGCCCCCCAAGCCCTGGCCACTaggcccctcccctgccctgcacATGTGGTATTTCGCTATCAG GCAGGGCATGAGGATGAGCTGACAATCACGGAGGGTGAGTGGCTGGAGGTCATAGAGGAGGGAGATGCTGACGAATGGGTCAAG GCTCGGAACCAGCACGGTGAGGTAGGCTTTGTCCCTGAGCGGTATCTCAACTTCCCGGACCTCTCCCTCCCAGAGAGCGGCCAAGACAGTGACAATCCCTCTGGGGCAGAGCCCAAAG CATTCCTGGCACGGGCCCTGTACAGCTACACCGGACAGAGTGCAGAGGAGCTGAGCTTCCCTGAGGGGGCGCTCATCCGTCTGCTGCCCCGGGCCCAAGATGGAGTAGAtgacggcttctggaggggagaATTTGGGGGCCATGTTGGGGTCTTCCCCTCACTGCTGGTGGAAGAGCTGCTTGGTCCCCCAGGGCCACCTGAACTCTCTGACCCTGAACAG ATGCTGCCGTCCCCTTCTCCTCCCAGCTTCTCCCCACCTGCACCTACCTCTGTGTTGGATGGGCCCCCTGCACCTGTCCTGCCTGGGG ACAAAGCCCTGGACTTCCCTGGGCTCCTGGACATGATGGTACCTCGACTCAGGCCG ATGCGTCCACCACCTCCCCCGCCGGCTAAAGCCCCGGATCCTGGCCACCCAGATCCCCTCACCTGA